In Phoenix dactylifera cultivar Barhee BC4 chromosome 11, palm_55x_up_171113_PBpolish2nd_filt_p, whole genome shotgun sequence, the following are encoded in one genomic region:
- the LOC113463768 gene encoding putative disease resistance protein At3g14460, with protein sequence MDFGKYKNLRTLIFDNVYDTNFCSVLDCLFTVSTKIRVLKLWSYRIKELPENIGNLKHLRYLDISSTNIRRLPESLCNLYNLQVLNISGCPIENFPTCVTNLVKLRELKADEDTICKLADIGKLTSLQELRVFKVVKQRGHKIEELKDMIQLHGRICIKNLESIESKEEASQAKLNNKQCLDELALVWNIDRGISSGNDDEVLEGLKPHCNLRRLEIRNYGGVRFPSWLEPQSLKNLKAICLENMQSCAQLPSLVQLPLLEILRITNCPTLRGLACLPPSLRELSLENVGIDMLPESWDGDHGFTDESSMTQHSRSSSKTSSISHMRICRCPNLVNLEQWLLSHHPPAIRFLRIIDCQKVVRLPMERFKDFLSLEYLTIMDCPLLPSPVQLILPSSLQELTLDSCGHLDESLPGCLHNLTSLTWLKLNRCPHVTSLPGEVLGHMIALRVLIIRDCGELRSLGNLRALRSLETLHIGRCPRLTVLANEEEQGEGSARLLFLHTDDTALVKVLFSTITPPSLEALEIIDSTELILFAGEEQLWLQGLKSLRWLRLVNCNNLQSLPTELQSLSTLRLLEITNCPEIRSLPEKGLPSSLEKLHFDNCHPVLTAQLQSHREMMKKSHNVIS encoded by the coding sequence ATGGACTTTGGCAAGTATAAGAATCTACGCACCCTTATCTTCGACAATGTGTATGATACAAACTTTTGTTCTGTGCTTGATTGCTTGTTCACAGTGTCAACAAAGATCCGTGTGTTGAAATTGTGGAGTTATAGGATAAAAGAGTTGCCTGAAAATATTGGCAACCTAAAACATCTTCGATACCTTGATATCTCTTCCACCAATATTCGAAGGTTGCCTGAATCACTGTGTAACCTTTACAATCTTCAGGTGTTAAATATATCTGGCTGCCCAATTGAGAATTTTCCTACATGCGTGACCAACTTAGTTAAATTGAGGGAGCTTAAAGCAGATGAGGACACAATTTGCAAGTTGGCTGATATCGGCAAGTTAACGTCTCTCCAAGAGTTGCGGGTATTCAAAGTTGTAAAGCAGAGAGGGCACAAGATTGAAGAGTTAAAGGACATGATACAGCTTCATGGAAGAATTTGCATTAAAAATCTTGAGAGCATCGAAAGCAAGGAAGAGGCCAGTCAGGCTAAGCTGAATAATAAACAGTGCCTTGACGAATTGGCCTTGGTATGGAACATTGATAGAGGCATCAGCTCAGGGAACGATGATGAGGTACTTGAAGGCCTCAAACCACATTGCAATCTCCGAAGGCTGGAAATCAGAAACTATGGTGGTGTCCGATTTCCAAGTTGGCTGGAGCCACAATCGCTCAAAAATTTGAAAGCTATTTGCCTAGAAAATATGCAAAGCTGCGCGCAACTTCCATCTCTTGTTCAACTCCCACTCCTCGAGATTCTGCGCATCACAAACTGCCCCACGCTAAGGGGTTTAGCCTGCCTCCCTCCCTCGCTCAGAGAATTGTCCCTAGAGAATGTGGGAATAGATATGCTCCCAGAATCATGGGACGGAGACCATGGTTTTACTGATGAGAGCAGTATGACACAGCACAGCAGAAGCAGCAGCAAGACCTCTTCAATTTCTCACATGCGCATCTGCCGGTGTCCAAACCTGGTAAATCTGGAACAATGGCTGTTGTCACACCACCCGCCGGCTATCAGGTTCTTGAGGATTATTGACTGCCAAAAGGTTGTGCGGTTGCCAATGGAGAGGTTTAAAGACTTTCTCTCCCTCGAGTATTTGACAATCATGGACTGTCCCTTGCTCCCATCCCCAGTGCAGCTGATCCTTCCCTCTTCTCTCCAAGAGCTTACATTGGATTCATGTGGTCATCTGGATGAGTCACTACCCGGCTGCCTGCACAACCTCACCTCTCTCACCTGGTTGAAGTTAAACCGCTGCCCACACGTAACATCTCTTCCAGGAGAAGTGCTCGGTCACATGATTGCTCTCAGAGTTTTGATTATTCGGGACTGCGGAGAACTGAGGTCCCTAGGGAACTTACGAGCTCTCAGATCTCTTGAAACTTTGCATATAGGAAGATGTCCTCGGCTCACGGTATTAGCAAATGAGGAAGAGCAGGGCGAGGGTTCGGCACGTCTTCTCTTCCTGCACACCGACGACACTGCCCTGGTCAAAGTGCTGTTCTCCACAATCACCCCGCCCTCACTTGAAGCACTCGAAATCATTGACTCAACTGAACTCATTTTGTTCGCTGGAGAGGAGCAATTATGGCTGCAAGGACTCAAATCTCTCAGATGGCTACGCCTTGTAAATTGCAACAATCTTCAGTCCCTGCCAACTGAGTTGCAAAGCCTTTCCACCCTCCGACTTTTGGAGATAACAAATTGCCCTGAGATCCGCTCGCTGCCAGAAAAGGGCCTGCCTTCATCCCTAGAAAAGTTACATTTCGATAATTGTCATCCGGTGCTGACAGCGCAATTGCAAAGTCACAGGGAAATGATGAAAAAGTCGCATAACGTGATCTCGTAG
- the LOC103700211 gene encoding disease resistance protein RGA2-like encodes MEALLSVGGSIASAVLDNLVSQVTSDAIQQFERHSGLQDDLRKLRTIMLRTRFILKSAEKRRTKDDDLAQILQELKDTAYDAEDLLDEFEYQVLQQNVKNQENQRGSFLSSSFTLARNVFNRDGDAVAKVREVMGRLDSIANDMEKVFRLLDLDDEGKKYQRSARRETSSFLTEPEVFGREKEKELVIKLLLNSEDATEPGDDLVRVCSKRQKKDSISVLPVAGIGGIGKTTLTQLIYNDPKVNGYFDLKIWVCVSDNFDAKRLTKEIIGERLCDHLNLNRLQEILKEKIMSKRFLLVLDDIWNDDCNEWHRLCAPLRSGLQGSKILVTTRSQKVTKMMGTMEAVFLKGLANDAYWEFFRRQAFGSQNPKEHPELEVIGRKIAEGLKGSPLAAKTLGGLLNLDLDERRWRTIMDSKIWQLKQGEDDIMPVLQFSYQYLPGYLKQCVAYCSVFPKDYAYTKDQLVQVWMAQGFIVPQGNVRIEEVGSEYFHDLLGRSFFQHSRKDVYVMHDLIHDLVQSVSVHVHVRIEDEKWPEIPSRLRHLSISLRI; translated from the coding sequence ATGGAGGCACTGCTATCAGTTGGAGGATCCATCGCTTCCGCCGTGCTGGACAACTTGGTCAGCCAGGTGACCTCCGATGCCATCCAGCAGTTCGAGCGGCACTCGGGGCTTCAGGATGACCTCAGGAAGCTACGGACTATCATGCTACGGACACGCTTCATCCTTAAGAGCGCTGAGAAGAGGCGCACCAAAGACGACGACCTTGCCCAAATCCTCCAAGAACTCAAAGACACCGCCTATGATGCCGAAGACTTGCTGGACGAATTTGAATACCAAGTTCTGCAGCAAAATGTTAAAAACCAAGAGAATCAGAGAGGTAGCttcttatcttcttcttttacACTTGCTAGAAATGTGTTCAATCGTGACGGTGATGCTGTGGCTAAAGTGAGGGAGGTTATGGGGAGGTTAGATAGCATTGCTAATGATATGGAAAAAGTCTTCAGACTCCTGGATTTAGATGATGAAGGGAAAAAATATCAGAGATCGGCGAGACGAGAGACGAGCTCATTCTTAACTGAACCTGAAGTATTTGggcgagagaaagaaaaagaactggTGATAAAACTGTTGTTAAATTCGGAAGATGCAACTGAACCCGGTGATGATCTTGTCCGTGTTTGTTCAAAgagacaaaagaaagatagtatTTCTGTTTTGCCAGTGGCCGGTATCGGAGGGATCGGAAAAACTACTCTTACTCAACTCATTTACAATGATCCGAAGGTGAATGGTTAttttgatttaaagatttgggTTTGCGTGTCTGATAATTTTGATGCGAAAAGGCTAACTAAAGAGATAATAGGGGAGAGACTCTGTGATCACCTAAATTTGAATCGTCTCCAAGAGATCCTTAAGGAGAAGATAATGTCAAAGAGATTCCTGCTCGTCCTTGATGACATCTGGAATGATGACTGCAATGAATGGCATCGTCTCTGTGCGCCATTAAGGTCCGGGCTACAGGGAAGCAAGATCTTGGTAACAActagatctcaaaaggtaacaaAGATGATGGGCACAATGGAGGCAGTCTTCTTAAAGGGTTTAGCAAATGATGCCTATTGGGAATTTTTCAGAAGGCAAGCATTTGGTTCTCAGAACCCCAAAGAACATCCTGAGTTGGAAGTGATTGGTAGGAAGATTGCTGAAGGGCTGAAGGGATCTCCACTAGCAGCAAAGACGCTAGGAGGCCTATTGAACTTAGACTTGGATGAGAGGCGCTGGAGAACCATCATGGACAGTAAAATATGGCAACTAAAACAAGGTGAAGATGACATTATGCCGGTCCTACAGTTTAGCTATCAGTACCTGCCTGGATATCTGAAGCAGTGTGTTGCATATTGTTCTGTATTTCCTAAAGATTATGCTTACACAAAAGACCAGCTAGTCCAAGTCTGGATGGCACAAGGCTTCATTGTACCTCAAGGAAATGTGCGGATTGAAGAGGTAGGGAGTGAGTACTTCCATGATTTACTTGGCAGATCTTTCTTTCAGCATTCAAGGAaggatgtatatgtgatgcatgatttGATACACGATCTAGTACAATCTGTCTCAGTCCATGTACATGTAAGAATAGAAGATGAAAAGTGGCCGGAAATCCCCAGTAGGCTTCGACACCTATCAATATCACTAAGAATCTAG
- the LOC103722444 gene encoding 60S ribosomal protein L44-like → MVNVPKTKRTYCKSKECRKHTLHKVTQYKKGKDSLSAQGKRRYDRKQSGYGGQTKPVFHKKAKTTKKIVLKLQCQSCKHYSQHPIKRCKHFEIGGDKKGKGTSLF, encoded by the exons ATG GTGAACGTTCCAAAGACAAAGAGGACTTACTGCAAGAGCAAAGAATGCAGGAAGCACACCCTTCACAAGGTGACACAGTATAAGAAGGGTAAAGATAGTCTTTCTGCTCAAGGGAAGCGTCGTTATGACAGAAAGCAGTCAGGTTATGGTGGACAGACAAAACCTGTTTTCCACAAGAAG GCTAAAACAACGAAGAAAATTGTGTTGAAGCTGCAGTGTCAGAGTTGCAAGCATTATTCGCAGCACCCAATAAAG AGATGCAAGCATTTTGAGATAGGTGGAGACAAGAAGGGGAAAGGAACATCACTCTTCTAA